One Ethanoligenens harbinense YUAN-3 genomic window carries:
- a CDS encoding acyl-CoA dehydratase activase-related protein, whose product MSYSIGIDIGSTTVKVVVLNEKQDIVFQSYQRHFSRVREKTSEVLASIADTYNGEEVHIAVTGSAGLGVAKACGLEFVQEVFATAGAVERYLPETDAVIELGGEDAKIIFLTGGLEERMNGSCAGGTGAFIDQMATLLGVRTEDMDALAAKHEKIYAIASRCGVFAKSDIQPLLNQGARREDIAASVFQAVVEQTVAGLAQGRKIEGRVAFLGGPLSFFSTLRERFVKTLHLSPENALFPKEAAYFVALGAALYAQKFDVMPFDLLLKKLQTAKSLRSTTHVLEPLFRSQAEYAQFAERHSTSKVEEADLSAYRGKAYLGIDAGSTTLKVALITGKGELLYSFYAPSRGNTVDIVKAQLEKIYDLCGDRVRIAGSAVTGYGEDLIRSAFGVDFGLVETVAHFYAARHFEPQVDFILDIGGQDVKCFKIRGGAVDSIMLNEACSSGCGSFIETFAMALGYTVADFAKLGLFAEHPVDLGSRCTVFMNSSVKQAQKDGAGVDDISAGISMSVVKNALYKVIRAADAKSLGSHIVVQGGTFYNDAVLRAFEKEMGLEVTRPAISGLMGAYGAALFAQEQGSGVSNLLSAEALSAFTHETRTATCGLCTNHCTLTINVFDNGRRFISGNRCDRPTGHKTVEELPDMFQYKYDKLMSYQPVAGPRGKIGLPMVLNMYENLPFWHTLLTELEFEVVRSPASSRALYTQGQYTIPSDTVCYPAKLVHGHMEALLDAGVDTIFYPCMSYNFDESRSDNHYNCPVVAYYPELIAANVDRLHSVRYLTPYFGLDRPRDFKKRAAAFFKKEFDVPERETRKAVDAAYAAYRDYEDDIKAYGARALDFARAHGKYVIVLAGRPYHVDPEINHGINRLISSYGLVIVTEDAVADYVEAPRVKVLNQWTYHARLYAAAKYVTTRPEAQLVQLVSFGCGIDAITTDEVRSICEEGSKLYTQIKIDEIDNLGAVKIRIRSLLAAMESRNKEKNYG is encoded by the coding sequence ATGAGTTATTCTATCGGGATCGATATTGGCTCCACCACGGTGAAAGTGGTGGTGCTGAATGAAAAGCAGGATATTGTTTTCCAATCATATCAGCGTCATTTTTCACGTGTGCGTGAAAAAACATCCGAAGTGCTTGCTTCCATCGCCGACACATACAATGGCGAGGAAGTCCACATCGCAGTTACCGGCTCCGCCGGTCTTGGCGTTGCCAAAGCCTGCGGATTGGAGTTTGTGCAGGAGGTCTTCGCAACCGCCGGAGCTGTGGAACGGTATCTGCCGGAAACGGATGCCGTCATCGAACTCGGCGGCGAGGACGCCAAAATCATTTTCCTCACCGGCGGCCTGGAAGAGCGCATGAACGGCTCTTGCGCAGGCGGCACCGGCGCGTTCATCGACCAGATGGCAACGCTGCTCGGTGTGCGCACCGAGGATATGGATGCGCTGGCCGCCAAACATGAAAAAATCTATGCCATCGCCTCGCGCTGCGGGGTGTTTGCCAAATCCGACATCCAGCCGCTGCTCAACCAGGGTGCCAGACGGGAGGATATCGCCGCGTCCGTCTTTCAGGCGGTCGTGGAACAGACGGTGGCCGGGCTGGCGCAGGGGCGTAAGATCGAAGGCCGCGTGGCCTTCCTTGGCGGTCCGCTTTCCTTTTTCAGTACTTTGCGGGAGCGCTTTGTGAAAACGCTGCACCTTTCGCCTGAAAATGCGCTGTTTCCAAAAGAAGCGGCTTATTTTGTCGCACTCGGCGCCGCACTGTATGCGCAGAAGTTCGATGTGATGCCGTTTGACCTGCTGCTGAAAAAACTGCAAACGGCAAAAAGCCTGCGCAGCACCACCCATGTACTGGAACCGCTTTTCCGTTCGCAGGCGGAATATGCGCAGTTTGCGGAGCGCCACAGCACGTCCAAAGTGGAAGAAGCCGACCTCTCGGCTTATCGGGGCAAGGCGTATCTGGGCATAGACGCGGGCAGCACCACCCTCAAGGTCGCGCTGATTACCGGTAAAGGCGAATTGCTTTACAGCTTCTATGCACCCAGCCGCGGCAACACGGTGGATATTGTCAAAGCACAGCTGGAAAAAATCTACGACCTCTGCGGGGACCGTGTGCGCATTGCGGGCAGCGCCGTCACCGGTTATGGCGAAGACCTCATCCGCAGCGCGTTTGGTGTGGATTTCGGCCTGGTGGAAACGGTGGCTCATTTTTACGCCGCGCGCCATTTCGAGCCGCAAGTCGATTTTATTCTGGATATCGGCGGACAAGATGTAAAATGCTTTAAGATCCGCGGCGGCGCCGTGGACTCCATTATGCTTAATGAAGCCTGCTCGTCCGGCTGCGGCTCGTTTATCGAAACCTTTGCGATGGCGCTCGGATACACCGTGGCGGATTTTGCGAAACTGGGCCTTTTTGCGGAACATCCGGTTGATCTGGGATCTCGCTGCACTGTTTTTATGAACTCGTCCGTCAAGCAAGCACAGAAAGACGGCGCGGGCGTGGATGATATCTCCGCCGGTATCTCCATGAGCGTAGTCAAGAACGCGCTGTATAAGGTTATCCGTGCCGCCGACGCCAAATCGCTCGGCTCACATATCGTGGTGCAGGGCGGTACATTTTACAACGACGCTGTGCTGCGTGCATTTGAAAAGGAGATGGGGCTGGAAGTAACCCGCCCGGCCATCTCCGGCCTGATGGGCGCATACGGCGCGGCCCTGTTTGCACAGGAGCAGGGGAGCGGGGTCTCCAACCTACTTTCGGCGGAAGCGCTGTCCGCTTTCACCCACGAGACCCGCACGGCCACCTGCGGGCTATGCACCAACCACTGCACCCTCACCATCAACGTGTTCGACAATGGGCGGCGGTTCATCAGCGGCAACCGTTGCGACCGTCCAACCGGTCACAAAACCGTCGAGGAACTGCCGGACATGTTCCAATATAAATATGACAAACTGATGTCGTACCAGCCGGTCGCGGGGCCGCGCGGCAAAATCGGCCTGCCGATGGTACTGAACATGTATGAAAACCTTCCGTTCTGGCATACCCTGCTGACGGAGCTTGAATTCGAGGTGGTGCGCTCACCGGCGTCTTCCCGCGCCCTGTATACTCAGGGGCAGTACACCATTCCGTCCGATACCGTCTGCTATCCGGCCAAACTGGTGCATGGGCATATGGAAGCCCTGTTGGACGCAGGGGTGGACACAATTTTTTATCCCTGCATGTCCTACAATTTTGATGAGAGCCGCTCCGACAACCATTACAACTGCCCGGTGGTCGCCTATTATCCGGAACTCATCGCCGCCAATGTGGATCGTCTGCACAGCGTGCGGTACCTCACCCCGTATTTCGGGCTGGACCGCCCGCGTGATTTTAAAAAACGTGCCGCGGCATTTTTCAAAAAAGAGTTCGATGTGCCGGAACGGGAAACGCGGAAAGCGGTGGACGCCGCCTATGCCGCTTATCGGGATTATGAAGACGATATCAAGGCATACGGCGCGCGGGCACTGGATTTTGCGCGGGCACACGGCAAGTATGTCATCGTGCTGGCGGGGCGCCCCTATCATGTGGATCCGGAGATCAATCATGGCATCAACCGCCTGATTTCCTCCTATGGGTTGGTCATCGTGACCGAGGACGCGGTGGCCGATTATGTGGAAGCGCCGCGCGTAAAAGTGCTCAACCAGTGGACCTACCACGCCAGGCTGTATGCGGCAGCAAAATACGTCACCACCCGACCGGAAGCACAACTGGTGCAGTTGGTATCGTTCGGCTGCGGCATCGATGCCATTACCACCGATGAGGTACGCTCCATCTGCGAGGAGGGCAGCAAGCTCTACACGCAGATCAAAATAGACGAAATCGACAATCTCGGCGCGGTGAAGATCCGTATCCGCAGCCTGCTGGCGGCGATGGAATCCCGCAATAAGGAGAAGAATTATGGCTGA
- a CDS encoding FtsK/SpoIIIE family DNA translocase, with protein sequence MAARTSTTQKRRAPAKKQSRPRTRTKSNSKRAKQSAQTHQFAAILLMAAALLLAALAFLPGTHVWLMLHRLLFGLLGPLAYALPPLCAYVAVAVALDKPLTSVRIRLLEAILFLLLICGTVHIFSFGGFPGLYTLYDSGVRLHSGGLFGGLVGAPLYMIFGKAGAAATLIILAVADFFLLTGLTILHVIRALRVANERRRSLQAAYAAARAQASGDTAARKRKPAQIDLPLTDSDAASKTEKSIAGLDELVGKIAKLGDRPEANPEQPEKPHAAPAASTMEKPDKAPEKSETEPQEPHIPIPYQHPSVTLLKTGSTPNTHGMAQELKENAERLVETLRSFGVETRITDICRGPTVTRYEIQPSAGVKISRITSLADDIALNLAAAGVRIEAPIPNKSAVGIEVPNKNVSIVHIRQILESGEFVNAQSRLTIALGNDIAGNSTVADIGKMPHLLIAGATGSGKSVCINSIIISLLYKAAPKDVKLLLVDPKVVELGIYNGIPHLLVPVVTDPRKAAGALNWAVTEMLNRYKIFADNNVRDLHGYNALARRTEGLDTMPQIVIIIDELSDLMMVASKDVEDAICRLAQMARAAGMHLVIATQRPSVDVITGVIKANIPSRIAFAVSSQVDSRTILDMGGAEKLLGRGDMLFLPIGASKPMRVQGCFVSDDEVEQVVDFVKQSASPDYDDAVLDEIEKQAARERTDDASQPEEADAMLPQAIECVVEAGMASTSLLQRRLKLGYARAARIVDEMEARGIVGPLEGSKPRTVLISRQQWIEMNMNQQP encoded by the coding sequence ATGGCTGCCAGGACAAGCACCACCCAAAAGCGCAGAGCGCCTGCGAAAAAACAAAGCCGACCGCGTACACGTACAAAATCCAATTCAAAACGGGCAAAGCAGTCGGCACAGACACACCAGTTCGCAGCGATCCTGCTGATGGCGGCAGCGCTGTTGCTAGCGGCGCTGGCGTTCCTGCCCGGTACGCATGTCTGGCTTATGCTTCATCGGCTGTTGTTTGGTCTGCTCGGGCCGCTTGCCTATGCGCTCCCGCCGCTCTGCGCCTATGTGGCGGTTGCCGTGGCGCTGGACAAGCCGCTTACGTCCGTGCGTATCCGCCTGCTTGAGGCGATTCTCTTTCTTCTGCTCATCTGCGGCACCGTACATATCTTTTCATTCGGCGGGTTTCCCGGACTCTATACACTATATGACAGCGGTGTCCGCTTACATTCCGGTGGTCTGTTCGGCGGTTTGGTCGGCGCGCCGCTTTATATGATTTTCGGTAAAGCGGGTGCCGCCGCTACGCTTATCATCCTCGCTGTCGCGGATTTTTTCCTTTTGACAGGGCTGACCATCCTGCATGTCATCCGCGCCCTGCGCGTGGCGAATGAACGGCGCCGGTCGTTACAGGCCGCATATGCTGCCGCCCGCGCCCAGGCTTCCGGCGACACAGCGGCCCGCAAGAGGAAACCTGCGCAGATCGATCTGCCGCTGACCGATTCGGATGCCGCGTCAAAAACCGAAAAATCCATCGCGGGGCTGGACGAACTGGTCGGTAAGATTGCCAAACTCGGAGACCGGCCGGAAGCGAATCCGGAACAGCCGGAGAAACCGCATGCCGCACCCGCCGCTTCCACCATGGAAAAGCCCGACAAAGCACCCGAAAAATCAGAAACTGAACCGCAGGAACCACATATTCCGATACCTTATCAGCATCCGTCCGTTACCTTGCTGAAAACCGGCAGCACGCCCAATACCCACGGTATGGCGCAGGAACTGAAAGAGAACGCCGAACGGCTTGTAGAAACGCTGCGCAGTTTCGGCGTGGAGACCCGTATCACCGACATTTGCCGCGGCCCGACTGTAACGCGCTATGAGATACAGCCCTCCGCGGGTGTGAAGATCAGCCGTATCACCTCGCTGGCAGACGACATCGCGCTCAATCTTGCGGCGGCGGGTGTGCGTATTGAAGCACCCATTCCGAATAAATCCGCCGTAGGCATCGAGGTGCCCAACAAAAACGTCAGTATCGTGCATATTCGGCAGATTCTGGAATCTGGAGAATTTGTCAACGCGCAGAGCCGCCTGACTATCGCGCTCGGCAACGACATCGCAGGCAACAGCACCGTGGCGGACATCGGCAAGATGCCCCATCTGCTCATCGCGGGCGCGACCGGTTCAGGCAAATCGGTCTGCATCAATTCCATCATCATCAGCCTGCTCTATAAGGCTGCTCCCAAAGATGTCAAGCTTCTGCTGGTGGACCCGAAAGTGGTAGAGCTCGGCATCTACAACGGTATCCCACATTTGCTGGTACCGGTGGTGACCGACCCGCGCAAGGCAGCGGGCGCGCTCAACTGGGCCGTCACCGAAATGCTCAACCGGTATAAAATATTCGCGGACAACAATGTGCGCGATCTGCACGGCTACAACGCGCTGGCCAGACGTACGGAAGGGCTGGACACCATGCCTCAGATTGTCATCATCATCGACGAATTGTCCGATCTGATGATGGTCGCCTCCAAAGATGTGGAAGACGCGATCTGCCGGCTGGCGCAGATGGCGCGTGCGGCAGGCATGCATCTGGTTATTGCCACGCAGCGCCCGTCGGTGGACGTTATCACCGGCGTCATTAAGGCAAACATCCCGTCGCGTATAGCGTTTGCGGTCTCCTCACAGGTGGATTCCCGGACTATTCTGGATATGGGCGGCGCGGAAAAACTGCTGGGGCGCGGTGACATGCTGTTCCTGCCCATCGGCGCGTCCAAACCCATGCGGGTGCAGGGATGCTTTGTGTCCGATGACGAAGTGGAACAAGTGGTCGATTTCGTCAAACAGAGCGCTTCGCCTGATTATGACGATGCGGTGCTGGACGAAATCGAAAAACAGGCAGCCAGGGAACGAACCGATGACGCCTCACAACCCGAGGAAGCAGACGCCATGCTGCCGCAGGCCATCGAATGCGTAGTGGAAGCAGGCATGGCCTCCACGTCTCTGCTCCAGCGCAGGCTAAAACTTGGCTACGCGCGGGCGGCGCGCATTGTGGATGAGATGGAGGCTCGCGGGATCGTAGGCCCGCTTGAGGGCAGCAAACCCCGCACGGTATTGATCTCACGCCAGCAATGGATCGAGATGAACATGAACCAGCAGCCGTAA
- a CDS encoding DUF3006 domain-containing protein, translating to MRYIIDRFEGETAVLEEDSGVMRDVPRNRLPAGAKQGDVLTETNGIFSVDTAATKKRTESIQEKIRDLFDGH from the coding sequence ATGAGATATATCATCGACCGGTTCGAAGGTGAAACAGCCGTGCTGGAGGAAGACAGCGGCGTGATGCGCGATGTTCCCAGAAACCGATTGCCCGCAGGGGCGAAACAGGGCGATGTGCTGACGGAAACAAACGGCATTTTTTCCGTAGACACTGCCGCCACCAAAAAACGGACGGAATCGATCCAAGAAAAAATACGGGACCTGTTCGACGGGCACTGA
- a CDS encoding YlzJ-like family protein: protein MLLYTVMPYDAIFGEVQEETDSPAQQGISAINGGFVEWTRDGGVPRVARLISTDPSAYLRADYAPGAPWFPKG from the coding sequence ATGCTGCTGTATACGGTCATGCCTTATGACGCCATTTTCGGAGAGGTACAGGAGGAAACAGATAGCCCGGCGCAACAGGGGATATCCGCGATAAACGGCGGATTTGTGGAATGGACGCGGGATGGTGGCGTACCCCGCGTGGCCCGGTTGATTTCTACCGATCCGTCTGCTTATCTGCGGGCAGACTATGCACCCGGCGCACCGTGGTTTCCCAAAGGTTGA
- a CDS encoding ComEC/Rec2 family competence protein, giving the protein MARQKKAALRPWHGIVAAAAVLFILFADLVGRQGLPFFLQTPANQINSATGGLLYPVDSKPALKGLSVHFIDVGQGDSAFIWCGGESMMIDGGPNDSNGKAEQYVASYGIKTLKYIVPTHPDEDHTGGLNAVVQQLSVQNAIMTDATTNTQTFERLVTSIKQKHINVLRAKAGNRYTLGGATFTIEGPVRGYSDTNDMSIVLKLQYQNRSFLFTGDAPTTAEADMLATGENLSADVLKVGHHGSKTATSSAFLKAVSPRYGVISVGKGNTYGLPNQSVLDRLKAAGVQLFRTDVQGTIVMQTDGQTITVQTEKAA; this is encoded by the coding sequence ATGGCGCGCCAAAAAAAAGCGGCACTGAGACCTTGGCACGGTATCGTTGCCGCAGCCGCCGTATTGTTCATCCTGTTTGCCGATCTGGTGGGCAGACAGGGGCTTCCGTTTTTTTTGCAAACTCCGGCAAATCAAATCAACTCCGCCACCGGCGGGCTGCTGTATCCGGTTGATTCCAAACCGGCGCTGAAAGGTCTTTCCGTTCATTTCATCGATGTGGGGCAGGGGGACAGTGCATTCATCTGGTGCGGCGGCGAATCCATGATGATCGACGGCGGGCCGAACGACTCAAACGGCAAGGCCGAACAATACGTCGCATCTTATGGGATCAAGACGCTGAAATACATCGTGCCGACCCACCCGGACGAAGACCACACGGGCGGACTGAACGCAGTTGTCCAGCAACTTTCGGTGCAGAACGCGATCATGACCGATGCCACCACCAATACCCAGACCTTCGAACGATTGGTCACGTCCATCAAGCAAAAACATATCAACGTACTGCGTGCCAAAGCGGGCAACCGGTACACATTGGGCGGCGCGACCTTCACGATCGAGGGCCCGGTACGGGGATACAGCGACACCAACGACATGTCCATTGTACTCAAACTGCAATATCAGAATCGGTCGTTCCTTTTCACGGGAGATGCACCGACCACTGCCGAGGCCGATATGCTGGCCACCGGCGAGAATTTAAGCGCCGATGTGCTGAAAGTGGGCCACCACGGCAGCAAAACGGCAACCTCATCGGCATTCCTTAAAGCCGTTTCACCACGCTACGGCGTCATCAGCGTGGGAAAAGGCAACACCTATGGCCTGCCCAACCAATCGGTGCTTGACCGGCTGAAAGCCGCGGGCGTGCAGCTTTTTCGTACGGATGTGCAAGGCACGATTGTGATGCAGACAGATGGCCAGACCATCACGGTCCAAACAGAGAAAGCTGCGTGA
- a CDS encoding 2-hydroxyacyl-CoA dehydratase, whose protein sequence is MAELNYAKDGRLLFTKEMKEEYTILLPMMLPIHFTLMANSLKLEGYRVELLTTTHRSIVDEGVKNVHNDTCYPALLVIGQFIDALKSGKYDPDKTALLITQTGGGCRASNYIHLLRKALVHSGYDKVPVISLNLSGLEKNPGFSLNLRVAKRLIYSLLYGDLIMLLANQCRPYEVDAGATDKLVQTWINRLTEEYKQSANLRYKHVRANMEKIAVEFAALPLRSEKKIRVGVVGEIYVKYAPLGNNNLERFLQDEGVETVVPGLLDFVIFKVDNRLEDCRIYGGNPIKRVAMKIFEDICAKKQRDLINVVAKHPGFRTPATFAHIKELVKGYLGYGNKMGEGWLLTGEMLELVTSGTENVVCTQPFGCLPNHIVGKGMIRKIKQNNPQANIVAIDYDPSATRVNQENRIKLMLANARLSAEKAHPRTSSQNVPVHKTVPVH, encoded by the coding sequence ATGGCTGAACTGAACTATGCAAAAGACGGCCGTCTTCTTTTTACCAAAGAGATGAAAGAGGAATATACCATCCTGCTGCCGATGATGCTGCCCATCCATTTCACACTGATGGCCAACAGCCTTAAACTGGAAGGGTATCGTGTGGAACTGCTGACGACCACCCACCGTTCCATCGTGGACGAAGGCGTGAAAAACGTGCACAACGACACCTGCTACCCGGCGCTTCTGGTCATCGGGCAATTCATCGACGCGCTCAAAAGCGGCAAATACGACCCCGATAAGACCGCCCTGCTCATCACGCAGACCGGCGGCGGATGCCGAGCGTCCAACTATATCCACCTGCTGCGCAAGGCGCTCGTCCACAGCGGCTATGACAAAGTGCCGGTCATTTCGCTCAATCTCTCCGGTTTGGAAAAAAATCCGGGGTTTTCGCTTAATCTGCGCGTGGCCAAACGGCTCATCTACAGCCTGTTGTACGGTGATCTCATCATGCTTCTCGCCAACCAGTGCCGCCCTTATGAGGTAGATGCCGGGGCGACCGATAAACTGGTGCAGACTTGGATCAATCGTCTGACAGAGGAATACAAGCAGTCTGCCAACCTCAGATATAAGCATGTGCGCGCGAACATGGAGAAGATCGCGGTGGAATTTGCGGCGCTACCCTTACGGTCGGAGAAAAAAATCCGCGTGGGCGTTGTCGGAGAAATCTATGTAAAATACGCACCACTGGGCAATAATAATCTGGAACGGTTCCTGCAGGACGAGGGTGTGGAGACCGTGGTTCCCGGTCTGCTGGATTTTGTGATTTTCAAGGTGGATAACCGCTTGGAGGACTGCCGCATTTACGGCGGCAACCCGATCAAACGGGTTGCTATGAAAATTTTTGAGGACATTTGCGCGAAAAAACAGCGCGACCTCATCAACGTGGTGGCCAAGCACCCTGGATTCCGCACGCCTGCGACGTTTGCACACATCAAGGAACTGGTCAAAGGGTATCTGGGATACGGCAATAAGATGGGCGAAGGTTGGCTCCTCACCGGTGAAATGCTGGAGCTGGTCACCTCCGGTACTGAAAACGTGGTCTGCACACAGCCGTTCGGTTGCCTGCCCAATCACATCGTCGGCAAGGGCATGATCCGGAAAATCAAGCAGAACAACCCACAGGCCAACATCGTTGCCATTGATTATGACCCCAGCGCCACACGCGTCAATCAGGAAAACCGCATCAAACTGATGCTTGCCAATGCGCGCCTGAGTGCGGAAAAAGCACACCCGCGAACATCCAGTCAAAACGTGCCCGTCCATAAAACCGTACCGGTTCATTGA
- a CDS encoding GNAT family N-acetyltransferase gives MRTPILETERLLLRPLTSADAGAAFHNWSGDREATKYMRWELHQTVEDARAWLAREEKNVMSDTAYNWGFVLKTAGELIGSGGLFYTRKHDMMELGYILARSQWKQGLATEAARSIVEFANHTLRLSQLFCCHAVENTASGNVMRKVGFVYQNDGMYSSFDGKRMFRCKEYVLRFADAEPPC, from the coding sequence ATGAGAACACCGATTCTGGAGACCGAACGGCTTCTGCTGCGGCCCCTGACATCGGCAGATGCCGGCGCGGCGTTTCACAACTGGTCCGGCGACCGGGAAGCAACGAAATATATGCGGTGGGAACTTCATCAGACTGTCGAGGACGCACGGGCGTGGCTTGCCAGAGAAGAAAAAAACGTAATGAGCGACACCGCTTACAATTGGGGCTTCGTGCTGAAAACAGCCGGAGAACTGATCGGTTCCGGCGGACTTTTCTATACGCGCAAACACGATATGATGGAGCTGGGGTATATTCTGGCGCGCAGCCAATGGAAACAGGGACTGGCTACGGAGGCGGCGCGGTCCATCGTAGAGTTTGCAAATCATACCTTGCGTCTGTCGCAGCTCTTTTGCTGCCATGCCGTTGAAAATACGGCTTCCGGTAATGTAATGCGAAAAGTGGGCTTTGTGTATCAAAACGACGGGATGTACTCCAGTTTTGACGGCAAACGGATGTTTCGCTGCAAAGAATACGTTCTACGCTTTGCAGACGCCGAACCACCGTGCTGA
- a CDS encoding ClpP family protease: MANKKQDAEHDKKQPKAQGFPPEVQGGNEDGGNGDDSPESDQLDQRTRQIVETGSVTMSNGDHIIHCLTIIGQVEGHFILPPQNKTTKYEHVIPQIVAVEEDPRIEGLLIVLNTVGGDVEAGLAIAELISGMKKPTVSLVLGGGHSIGVPLAICASESFIAPTATMTIHPVRMNGIVVGVPQTLSYFDKMQDRIGKFVAQNSHIAPERFKELMMHTGELVLDVGTVLEGEEAVREGLIDHTGGLSDAISCLYRMIEETGRTFPKGTGKNQAEDAEKEPPKKHSKEHVHDPAAGAAESATASARITGRRSRKHKEQARGD; encoded by the coding sequence ATGGCCAATAAAAAACAGGACGCAGAACACGATAAAAAGCAGCCCAAAGCACAGGGATTTCCTCCGGAAGTGCAGGGCGGCAATGAGGACGGCGGCAACGGGGACGATTCCCCCGAAAGCGATCAGTTGGATCAGCGTACCCGCCAGATCGTCGAGACCGGGTCGGTCACGATGTCCAATGGAGATCATATCATCCATTGTCTGACGATCATCGGACAGGTGGAAGGGCATTTCATCCTGCCGCCCCAGAACAAAACCACCAAATATGAACACGTCATCCCGCAGATCGTGGCGGTAGAAGAAGACCCCCGCATAGAAGGTCTGCTCATTGTGTTGAACACGGTGGGCGGTGATGTGGAAGCGGGGCTTGCCATTGCGGAGCTGATCTCCGGTATGAAAAAGCCCACGGTGTCTTTGGTACTTGGCGGGGGGCACTCCATCGGTGTCCCGCTGGCCATCTGTGCGAGCGAATCGTTCATTGCGCCCACCGCCACGATGACCATACATCCCGTGCGTATGAACGGCATCGTAGTAGGTGTGCCGCAGACACTCAGTTATTTTGACAAGATGCAGGACAGGATTGGGAAATTTGTGGCACAGAATTCCCATATTGCGCCGGAACGCTTTAAAGAACTGATGATGCATACGGGTGAACTGGTGCTGGATGTGGGCACCGTGCTGGAGGGGGAGGAAGCCGTCCGGGAGGGGCTGATCGACCATACCGGCGGTCTCTCCGACGCCATTTCCTGTTTATATCGTATGATTGAGGAAACAGGACGGACTTTCCCCAAAGGAACCGGTAAAAACCAGGCGGAAGATGCGGAAAAAGAGCCGCCGAAAAAGCACTCCAAAGAACACGTGCACGACCCGGCTGCCGGTGCAGCCGAATCGGCAACGGCTTCGGCTCGCATAACCGGCCGCCGGAGCCGCAAACACAAGGAACAGGCCAGGGGGGATTGA